The Pleuronectes platessa chromosome 10, fPlePla1.1, whole genome shotgun sequence genome contains a region encoding:
- the LOC128448958 gene encoding grainyhead-like protein 2 homolog isoform X4 has protein sequence MDMDSKRLVVVLPNEASTTSGRVFSGDDEVWRGYLENPLSAATKAMMSINGDEDSTAALGLLYDYYKVPRERRLAASCVKPADPSALGPNNCGNLEILDQRLQALRCMPVNLSLNNSTTIEHQGSKYDSTGLTGGIRGGDGKSEGGVYFALVKTEGQKPMGESSCGGSYPAETGEQKEMVYKQSCYDLSLCGYLKDEQRSTPDSTYEEAVEGEMYQRSPSGPDEFQCSRSGDSFQYSLEASMSLRQGEGPMAYLNRGQFYALTLSEIAFSSTQRQHRGKVRVSRPSPSQGPDGSPCSSEQCTMGGSEQRWDSIVQSVIMVVFGEEKCRDEQLKNWKYWHSRQHTAKQRVLDIADYKESFSTIGNVEEIAYNAVSFTWDVSDEAKVFISVNCLSTDFSSQKGVKGMPLIIQIDTYSYNSCSSRPIHRAFSEIKVFCDKGAERKLRDEEKKHLRKRVKGKNGSSGPTSNIKRTDCTLFKAMTDLDSQPVLFIPDLHFGNLQRAGQVFAFNTEEVDRDGSVVVKRISCVAEEAVCPPKKCRVDHGRKVLLYVRKECDEVFDALMLHTPTLNALIEAISEKYALPVDKRAKVYQKSKKGVLVNMDDNIIQHYSNEDTFTLAIESSADSLRVTLSEI, from the exons ATGGACATGGACAG TAAACGGCTGGTGGTGGTACTACCAAACGAAGCGTCAACGACCTCGGGCAGGGTGTTTAGCGGTGATGATGAGGTGTGGAGGGGCTACCTGGAGAACCCTCTGTCTGCTGCCACTAAGGCAATGATGAGCATCAATGGAGACGAGGACAGCACAGCTGCTCTGGGACTACTCTATGACTACTACAAG GTTCCTCGGGAGAGGAGacttgcagccagttgtgtAAAACCTGCAGACCCCTCTGCTCTTGGGCCCAATAACTGTGGTAACTTGGAAATACTAGATCAGCGTCTTCAGGCTCTTAGATGCATGCCTGTCAACCTCTCTCTAAACAACAGCACCACTATAGAACACCAGGGCTCCAAGTACGACTCTACTGGGCTCACAGGAGGCATTAGAGGAGGAGATGGTAAAAGTGAAGGTGGGGTATATTTTGCTCTTGtcaagacagagggacagaagcCTATGGGAGAGTCCTCCTGTGGAGGTTCCTATCCAGCAGAGACCGGAGAGCAGAAAGAGATGGTTTACAAACAGAGCTGCTATGATTTGTCCTTGTGTGGATACTTGAAAGATGAACAGAGAAGCACTCCAGATAGCACATATGAGGAAGCTGTGGAAGGAGAG ATGTACCAGAGAAGTCCCTCAGGACCTGATGAATTCCAGTGTAGTCGATCTGG TGACAGTTTCCAGTACAGTCTCGAGGCCAGCATGTCGCTGCGGCAGGGAGAGGGACCCATGGCTTACCTGAATCGGGGACAGTTCTATGCTCTGACCCTGTCCGAGATCGCCTTCAGTTCAACCCAACGTCAGCACAGAGGCAAAGTGCGGGTGAGTCGACCTTCACCCTCACAGGGGCCTGATGGGAGCCCATGCAGTAGTGAGCAATGCACCATGGGAGGCTCTGAGCAACGGTGGGACAGTATTGTACAG AGTGTTATTATGGTTGTCTTTGGGGAAGAAAAGTGCAGAGACGAGCAGCTGAAGAATTGGAAATACTGGCATTCCCGTCAGCACACTGCCAAACAGAGGGTCCTGGACATTG CTGACTACAAGGAGAGTTTCAGTACAATTGGGAATGTGGAGGAAATTGCCTACAATGCTGTCTCTTTCACATGGGACGTCAGTGACGAAGCCAAG GTCTTTATCTCTGTGAACTGTCTGAGCACAGACTTCTCCTCGCAGAAGGGCGTGAAGGGGATGCCTCTGATCATCCAGATCGACACCTATAGctacaacagctgcagcagcagacccATCCACAGGGCCTTCTCCGAGATCAAGGTTTTCTGTGACAAG GGTGCTGAGAGGAAGCTTCGTGATGAGGAGAAGAAACATCTGAGAAAGAGGgtgaaag GGAAAAATGGCAGCTCGGGGCCAACCTCTAACATTAAGAGGACTGACTGCACACTATTCAAAGCTATGACCGACCTGGACTCCCAGCCTGTCCTCTTCATTCCTGACCTCCACTTTGGAAACCTGCAAAGAGCAGGGCAG GTGTTTGCTTTTAACACAGAGGAGGTTGACAGAGATGG GAGTGTTGTGGTGAAGAGGATTTCCTGTGTTGCTGAGGAGGCCGTCTGTCCCCCTAAGAAGTGCAGAGTAGACCATGGAAGGAAAG TCCTCCTGTATGTGAGGAAGGAGTGTGATGAAGTGTTTGATGCCTTAATGCTGCACACCCCGACCCTCAATGCACTGATTGAGGCA ATTTCAGAGAAATATGCACTGCCTGTTGACAAGAGGGCCAAAGTTTATCAAAAAAGCAAGAAAGG GGTCCTAGTGAACATGGATGACAACATCATCCAACATTATTCCAACGAGGACACCTTTACCCTGGCCATCGAGAGCTCAGCAGACTCCTTGCGGGTGACTCTGTCTGAGATCTGA
- the LOC128448958 gene encoding grainyhead-like protein 2 homolog isoform X5 gives MDMDSKRLVVVLPNEASTTSGRVFSGDDEVWRGYLENPLSAATKAMMSINGDEDSTAALGLLYDYYKVPRERRLAASCVKPADPSALGPNNCGNLEILDQRLQALRCMPVNLSLNNSTTIEHQGSKYDSTGLTGGIRGGDGKSEGGVYFALVKTEGQKPMGESSCGGSYPAETGEQKEMVYKQSCYDLSLCGYLKDEQRSTPDSTYEEAVEGEMYQRSPSGPDEFQCSRSGDSFQYSLEASMSLRQGEGPMAYLNRGQFYALTLSEIAFSSTQRQHRGKVRSVIMVVFGEEKCRDEQLKNWKYWHSRQHTAKQRVLDIADYKESFSTIGNVEEIAYNAVSFTWDVSDEAKVFISVNCLSTDFSSQKGVKGMPLIIQIDTYSYNSCSSRPIHRAFSEIKVFCDKGAERKLRDEEKKHLRKRVKALGKNGSSGPTSNIKRTDCTLFKAMTDLDSQPVLFIPDLHFGNLQRAGQVFAFNTEEVDRDGSVVVKRISCVAEEAVCPPKKCRVDHGRKVLLYVRKECDEVFDALMLHTPTLNALIEAISEKYALPVDKRAKVYQKSKKGVLVNMDDNIIQHYSNEDTFTLAIESSADSLRVTLSEI, from the exons ATGGACATGGACAG TAAACGGCTGGTGGTGGTACTACCAAACGAAGCGTCAACGACCTCGGGCAGGGTGTTTAGCGGTGATGATGAGGTGTGGAGGGGCTACCTGGAGAACCCTCTGTCTGCTGCCACTAAGGCAATGATGAGCATCAATGGAGACGAGGACAGCACAGCTGCTCTGGGACTACTCTATGACTACTACAAG GTTCCTCGGGAGAGGAGacttgcagccagttgtgtAAAACCTGCAGACCCCTCTGCTCTTGGGCCCAATAACTGTGGTAACTTGGAAATACTAGATCAGCGTCTTCAGGCTCTTAGATGCATGCCTGTCAACCTCTCTCTAAACAACAGCACCACTATAGAACACCAGGGCTCCAAGTACGACTCTACTGGGCTCACAGGAGGCATTAGAGGAGGAGATGGTAAAAGTGAAGGTGGGGTATATTTTGCTCTTGtcaagacagagggacagaagcCTATGGGAGAGTCCTCCTGTGGAGGTTCCTATCCAGCAGAGACCGGAGAGCAGAAAGAGATGGTTTACAAACAGAGCTGCTATGATTTGTCCTTGTGTGGATACTTGAAAGATGAACAGAGAAGCACTCCAGATAGCACATATGAGGAAGCTGTGGAAGGAGAG ATGTACCAGAGAAGTCCCTCAGGACCTGATGAATTCCAGTGTAGTCGATCTGG TGACAGTTTCCAGTACAGTCTCGAGGCCAGCATGTCGCTGCGGCAGGGAGAGGGACCCATGGCTTACCTGAATCGGGGACAGTTCTATGCTCTGACCCTGTCCGAGATCGCCTTCAGTTCAACCCAACGTCAGCACAGAGGCAAAGTGCGG AGTGTTATTATGGTTGTCTTTGGGGAAGAAAAGTGCAGAGACGAGCAGCTGAAGAATTGGAAATACTGGCATTCCCGTCAGCACACTGCCAAACAGAGGGTCCTGGACATTG CTGACTACAAGGAGAGTTTCAGTACAATTGGGAATGTGGAGGAAATTGCCTACAATGCTGTCTCTTTCACATGGGACGTCAGTGACGAAGCCAAG GTCTTTATCTCTGTGAACTGTCTGAGCACAGACTTCTCCTCGCAGAAGGGCGTGAAGGGGATGCCTCTGATCATCCAGATCGACACCTATAGctacaacagctgcagcagcagacccATCCACAGGGCCTTCTCCGAGATCAAGGTTTTCTGTGACAAG GGTGCTGAGAGGAAGCTTCGTGATGAGGAGAAGAAACATCTGAGAAAGAGGgtgaaag CATTAGGGAAAAATGGCAGCTCGGGGCCAACCTCTAACATTAAGAGGACTGACTGCACACTATTCAAAGCTATGACCGACCTGGACTCCCAGCCTGTCCTCTTCATTCCTGACCTCCACTTTGGAAACCTGCAAAGAGCAGGGCAG GTGTTTGCTTTTAACACAGAGGAGGTTGACAGAGATGG GAGTGTTGTGGTGAAGAGGATTTCCTGTGTTGCTGAGGAGGCCGTCTGTCCCCCTAAGAAGTGCAGAGTAGACCATGGAAGGAAAG TCCTCCTGTATGTGAGGAAGGAGTGTGATGAAGTGTTTGATGCCTTAATGCTGCACACCCCGACCCTCAATGCACTGATTGAGGCA ATTTCAGAGAAATATGCACTGCCTGTTGACAAGAGGGCCAAAGTTTATCAAAAAAGCAAGAAAGG GGTCCTAGTGAACATGGATGACAACATCATCCAACATTATTCCAACGAGGACACCTTTACCCTGGCCATCGAGAGCTCAGCAGACTCCTTGCGGGTGACTCTGTCTGAGATCTGA
- the LOC128448958 gene encoding grainyhead-like protein 2 homolog isoform X1 — translation MDMDSKRLVVVLPNEASTTSGRVFSGDDEVWRGYLENPLSAATKAMMSINGDEDSTAALGLLYDYYKVPRERRLAASCVKPADPSALGPNNCGNLEILDQRLQALRCMPVNLSLNNSTTIEHQGSKYDSTGLTGGIRGGDGKSEGGVYFALVKTEGQKPMGESSCGGSYPAETGEQKEMVYKQSCYDLSLCGYLKDEQRSTPDSTYEEAVEGEMYQRSPSGPDEFQCSRSGDSFQYSLEASMSLRQGEGPMAYLNRGQFYALTLSEIAFSSTQRQHRGKVRVSRPSPSQGPDGSPCSSEQCTMGGSEQRWDSIVQIFGLMILYPAPQSVIMVVFGEEKCRDEQLKNWKYWHSRQHTAKQRVLDIADYKESFSTIGNVEEIAYNAVSFTWDVSDEAKVFISVNCLSTDFSSQKGVKGMPLIIQIDTYSYNSCSSRPIHRAFSEIKVFCDKGAERKLRDEEKKHLRKRVKALGKNGSSGPTSNIKRTDCTLFKAMTDLDSQPVLFIPDLHFGNLQRAGQVFAFNTEEVDRDGSVVVKRISCVAEEAVCPPKKCRVDHGRKVLLYVRKECDEVFDALMLHTPTLNALIEAISEKYALPVDKRAKVYQKSKKGVLVNMDDNIIQHYSNEDTFTLAIESSADSLRVTLSEI, via the exons ATGGACATGGACAG TAAACGGCTGGTGGTGGTACTACCAAACGAAGCGTCAACGACCTCGGGCAGGGTGTTTAGCGGTGATGATGAGGTGTGGAGGGGCTACCTGGAGAACCCTCTGTCTGCTGCCACTAAGGCAATGATGAGCATCAATGGAGACGAGGACAGCACAGCTGCTCTGGGACTACTCTATGACTACTACAAG GTTCCTCGGGAGAGGAGacttgcagccagttgtgtAAAACCTGCAGACCCCTCTGCTCTTGGGCCCAATAACTGTGGTAACTTGGAAATACTAGATCAGCGTCTTCAGGCTCTTAGATGCATGCCTGTCAACCTCTCTCTAAACAACAGCACCACTATAGAACACCAGGGCTCCAAGTACGACTCTACTGGGCTCACAGGAGGCATTAGAGGAGGAGATGGTAAAAGTGAAGGTGGGGTATATTTTGCTCTTGtcaagacagagggacagaagcCTATGGGAGAGTCCTCCTGTGGAGGTTCCTATCCAGCAGAGACCGGAGAGCAGAAAGAGATGGTTTACAAACAGAGCTGCTATGATTTGTCCTTGTGTGGATACTTGAAAGATGAACAGAGAAGCACTCCAGATAGCACATATGAGGAAGCTGTGGAAGGAGAG ATGTACCAGAGAAGTCCCTCAGGACCTGATGAATTCCAGTGTAGTCGATCTGG TGACAGTTTCCAGTACAGTCTCGAGGCCAGCATGTCGCTGCGGCAGGGAGAGGGACCCATGGCTTACCTGAATCGGGGACAGTTCTATGCTCTGACCCTGTCCGAGATCGCCTTCAGTTCAACCCAACGTCAGCACAGAGGCAAAGTGCGGGTGAGTCGACCTTCACCCTCACAGGGGCCTGATGGGAGCCCATGCAGTAGTGAGCAATGCACCATGGGAGGCTCTGAGCAACGGTGGGACAGTATTGTACAG aTTTTTGGCCTAATGATCCTTTATCCTGCACCGCAGAGTGTTATTATGGTTGTCTTTGGGGAAGAAAAGTGCAGAGACGAGCAGCTGAAGAATTGGAAATACTGGCATTCCCGTCAGCACACTGCCAAACAGAGGGTCCTGGACATTG CTGACTACAAGGAGAGTTTCAGTACAATTGGGAATGTGGAGGAAATTGCCTACAATGCTGTCTCTTTCACATGGGACGTCAGTGACGAAGCCAAG GTCTTTATCTCTGTGAACTGTCTGAGCACAGACTTCTCCTCGCAGAAGGGCGTGAAGGGGATGCCTCTGATCATCCAGATCGACACCTATAGctacaacagctgcagcagcagacccATCCACAGGGCCTTCTCCGAGATCAAGGTTTTCTGTGACAAG GGTGCTGAGAGGAAGCTTCGTGATGAGGAGAAGAAACATCTGAGAAAGAGGgtgaaag CATTAGGGAAAAATGGCAGCTCGGGGCCAACCTCTAACATTAAGAGGACTGACTGCACACTATTCAAAGCTATGACCGACCTGGACTCCCAGCCTGTCCTCTTCATTCCTGACCTCCACTTTGGAAACCTGCAAAGAGCAGGGCAG GTGTTTGCTTTTAACACAGAGGAGGTTGACAGAGATGG GAGTGTTGTGGTGAAGAGGATTTCCTGTGTTGCTGAGGAGGCCGTCTGTCCCCCTAAGAAGTGCAGAGTAGACCATGGAAGGAAAG TCCTCCTGTATGTGAGGAAGGAGTGTGATGAAGTGTTTGATGCCTTAATGCTGCACACCCCGACCCTCAATGCACTGATTGAGGCA ATTTCAGAGAAATATGCACTGCCTGTTGACAAGAGGGCCAAAGTTTATCAAAAAAGCAAGAAAGG GGTCCTAGTGAACATGGATGACAACATCATCCAACATTATTCCAACGAGGACACCTTTACCCTGGCCATCGAGAGCTCAGCAGACTCCTTGCGGGTGACTCTGTCTGAGATCTGA
- the LOC128448958 gene encoding grainyhead-like protein 2 homolog isoform X6 — MDMDSKRLVVVLPNEASTTSGRVFSGDDEVWRGYLENPLSAATKAMMSINGDEDSTAALGLLYDYYKVPRERRLAASCVKPADPSALGPNNCGNLEILDQRLQALRCMPVNLSLNNSTTIEHQGSKYDSTGLTGGIRGGDGKSEGGVYFALVKTEGQKPMGESSCGGSYPAETGEQKEMVYKQSCYDLSLCGYLKDEQRSTPDSTYEEAVEGEMYQRSPSGPDEFQCSRSGDSFQYSLEASMSLRQGEGPMAYLNRGQFYALTLSEIAFSSTQRQHRGKVRSVIMVVFGEEKCRDEQLKNWKYWHSRQHTAKQRVLDIADYKESFSTIGNVEEIAYNAVSFTWDVSDEAKVFISVNCLSTDFSSQKGVKGMPLIIQIDTYSYNSCSSRPIHRAFSEIKVFCDKGAERKLRDEEKKHLRKRVKGKNGSSGPTSNIKRTDCTLFKAMTDLDSQPVLFIPDLHFGNLQRAGQVFAFNTEEVDRDGSVVVKRISCVAEEAVCPPKKCRVDHGRKVLLYVRKECDEVFDALMLHTPTLNALIEAISEKYALPVDKRAKVYQKSKKGVLVNMDDNIIQHYSNEDTFTLAIESSADSLRVTLSEI; from the exons ATGGACATGGACAG TAAACGGCTGGTGGTGGTACTACCAAACGAAGCGTCAACGACCTCGGGCAGGGTGTTTAGCGGTGATGATGAGGTGTGGAGGGGCTACCTGGAGAACCCTCTGTCTGCTGCCACTAAGGCAATGATGAGCATCAATGGAGACGAGGACAGCACAGCTGCTCTGGGACTACTCTATGACTACTACAAG GTTCCTCGGGAGAGGAGacttgcagccagttgtgtAAAACCTGCAGACCCCTCTGCTCTTGGGCCCAATAACTGTGGTAACTTGGAAATACTAGATCAGCGTCTTCAGGCTCTTAGATGCATGCCTGTCAACCTCTCTCTAAACAACAGCACCACTATAGAACACCAGGGCTCCAAGTACGACTCTACTGGGCTCACAGGAGGCATTAGAGGAGGAGATGGTAAAAGTGAAGGTGGGGTATATTTTGCTCTTGtcaagacagagggacagaagcCTATGGGAGAGTCCTCCTGTGGAGGTTCCTATCCAGCAGAGACCGGAGAGCAGAAAGAGATGGTTTACAAACAGAGCTGCTATGATTTGTCCTTGTGTGGATACTTGAAAGATGAACAGAGAAGCACTCCAGATAGCACATATGAGGAAGCTGTGGAAGGAGAG ATGTACCAGAGAAGTCCCTCAGGACCTGATGAATTCCAGTGTAGTCGATCTGG TGACAGTTTCCAGTACAGTCTCGAGGCCAGCATGTCGCTGCGGCAGGGAGAGGGACCCATGGCTTACCTGAATCGGGGACAGTTCTATGCTCTGACCCTGTCCGAGATCGCCTTCAGTTCAACCCAACGTCAGCACAGAGGCAAAGTGCGG AGTGTTATTATGGTTGTCTTTGGGGAAGAAAAGTGCAGAGACGAGCAGCTGAAGAATTGGAAATACTGGCATTCCCGTCAGCACACTGCCAAACAGAGGGTCCTGGACATTG CTGACTACAAGGAGAGTTTCAGTACAATTGGGAATGTGGAGGAAATTGCCTACAATGCTGTCTCTTTCACATGGGACGTCAGTGACGAAGCCAAG GTCTTTATCTCTGTGAACTGTCTGAGCACAGACTTCTCCTCGCAGAAGGGCGTGAAGGGGATGCCTCTGATCATCCAGATCGACACCTATAGctacaacagctgcagcagcagacccATCCACAGGGCCTTCTCCGAGATCAAGGTTTTCTGTGACAAG GGTGCTGAGAGGAAGCTTCGTGATGAGGAGAAGAAACATCTGAGAAAGAGGgtgaaag GGAAAAATGGCAGCTCGGGGCCAACCTCTAACATTAAGAGGACTGACTGCACACTATTCAAAGCTATGACCGACCTGGACTCCCAGCCTGTCCTCTTCATTCCTGACCTCCACTTTGGAAACCTGCAAAGAGCAGGGCAG GTGTTTGCTTTTAACACAGAGGAGGTTGACAGAGATGG GAGTGTTGTGGTGAAGAGGATTTCCTGTGTTGCTGAGGAGGCCGTCTGTCCCCCTAAGAAGTGCAGAGTAGACCATGGAAGGAAAG TCCTCCTGTATGTGAGGAAGGAGTGTGATGAAGTGTTTGATGCCTTAATGCTGCACACCCCGACCCTCAATGCACTGATTGAGGCA ATTTCAGAGAAATATGCACTGCCTGTTGACAAGAGGGCCAAAGTTTATCAAAAAAGCAAGAAAGG GGTCCTAGTGAACATGGATGACAACATCATCCAACATTATTCCAACGAGGACACCTTTACCCTGGCCATCGAGAGCTCAGCAGACTCCTTGCGGGTGACTCTGTCTGAGATCTGA
- the LOC128448958 gene encoding grainyhead-like protein 2 homolog isoform X3 has translation MDMDSKRLVVVLPNEASTTSGRVFSGDDEVWRGYLENPLSAATKAMMSINGDEDSTAALGLLYDYYKVPRERRLAASCVKPADPSALGPNNCGNLEILDQRLQALRCMPVNLSLNNSTTIEHQGSKYDSTGLTGGIRGGDGKSEGGVYFALVKTEGQKPMGESSCGGSYPAETGEQKEMVYKQSCYDLSLCGYLKDEQRSTPDSTYEEAVEGEMYQRSPSGPDEFQCSRSGDSFQYSLEASMSLRQGEGPMAYLNRGQFYALTLSEIAFSSTQRQHRGKVRVSRPSPSQGPDGSPCSSEQCTMGGSEQRWDSIVQSVIMVVFGEEKCRDEQLKNWKYWHSRQHTAKQRVLDIADYKESFSTIGNVEEIAYNAVSFTWDVSDEAKVFISVNCLSTDFSSQKGVKGMPLIIQIDTYSYNSCSSRPIHRAFSEIKVFCDKGAERKLRDEEKKHLRKRVKALGKNGSSGPTSNIKRTDCTLFKAMTDLDSQPVLFIPDLHFGNLQRAGQVFAFNTEEVDRDGSVVVKRISCVAEEAVCPPKKCRVDHGRKVLLYVRKECDEVFDALMLHTPTLNALIEAISEKYALPVDKRAKVYQKSKKGVLVNMDDNIIQHYSNEDTFTLAIESSADSLRVTLSEI, from the exons ATGGACATGGACAG TAAACGGCTGGTGGTGGTACTACCAAACGAAGCGTCAACGACCTCGGGCAGGGTGTTTAGCGGTGATGATGAGGTGTGGAGGGGCTACCTGGAGAACCCTCTGTCTGCTGCCACTAAGGCAATGATGAGCATCAATGGAGACGAGGACAGCACAGCTGCTCTGGGACTACTCTATGACTACTACAAG GTTCCTCGGGAGAGGAGacttgcagccagttgtgtAAAACCTGCAGACCCCTCTGCTCTTGGGCCCAATAACTGTGGTAACTTGGAAATACTAGATCAGCGTCTTCAGGCTCTTAGATGCATGCCTGTCAACCTCTCTCTAAACAACAGCACCACTATAGAACACCAGGGCTCCAAGTACGACTCTACTGGGCTCACAGGAGGCATTAGAGGAGGAGATGGTAAAAGTGAAGGTGGGGTATATTTTGCTCTTGtcaagacagagggacagaagcCTATGGGAGAGTCCTCCTGTGGAGGTTCCTATCCAGCAGAGACCGGAGAGCAGAAAGAGATGGTTTACAAACAGAGCTGCTATGATTTGTCCTTGTGTGGATACTTGAAAGATGAACAGAGAAGCACTCCAGATAGCACATATGAGGAAGCTGTGGAAGGAGAG ATGTACCAGAGAAGTCCCTCAGGACCTGATGAATTCCAGTGTAGTCGATCTGG TGACAGTTTCCAGTACAGTCTCGAGGCCAGCATGTCGCTGCGGCAGGGAGAGGGACCCATGGCTTACCTGAATCGGGGACAGTTCTATGCTCTGACCCTGTCCGAGATCGCCTTCAGTTCAACCCAACGTCAGCACAGAGGCAAAGTGCGGGTGAGTCGACCTTCACCCTCACAGGGGCCTGATGGGAGCCCATGCAGTAGTGAGCAATGCACCATGGGAGGCTCTGAGCAACGGTGGGACAGTATTGTACAG AGTGTTATTATGGTTGTCTTTGGGGAAGAAAAGTGCAGAGACGAGCAGCTGAAGAATTGGAAATACTGGCATTCCCGTCAGCACACTGCCAAACAGAGGGTCCTGGACATTG CTGACTACAAGGAGAGTTTCAGTACAATTGGGAATGTGGAGGAAATTGCCTACAATGCTGTCTCTTTCACATGGGACGTCAGTGACGAAGCCAAG GTCTTTATCTCTGTGAACTGTCTGAGCACAGACTTCTCCTCGCAGAAGGGCGTGAAGGGGATGCCTCTGATCATCCAGATCGACACCTATAGctacaacagctgcagcagcagacccATCCACAGGGCCTTCTCCGAGATCAAGGTTTTCTGTGACAAG GGTGCTGAGAGGAAGCTTCGTGATGAGGAGAAGAAACATCTGAGAAAGAGGgtgaaag CATTAGGGAAAAATGGCAGCTCGGGGCCAACCTCTAACATTAAGAGGACTGACTGCACACTATTCAAAGCTATGACCGACCTGGACTCCCAGCCTGTCCTCTTCATTCCTGACCTCCACTTTGGAAACCTGCAAAGAGCAGGGCAG GTGTTTGCTTTTAACACAGAGGAGGTTGACAGAGATGG GAGTGTTGTGGTGAAGAGGATTTCCTGTGTTGCTGAGGAGGCCGTCTGTCCCCCTAAGAAGTGCAGAGTAGACCATGGAAGGAAAG TCCTCCTGTATGTGAGGAAGGAGTGTGATGAAGTGTTTGATGCCTTAATGCTGCACACCCCGACCCTCAATGCACTGATTGAGGCA ATTTCAGAGAAATATGCACTGCCTGTTGACAAGAGGGCCAAAGTTTATCAAAAAAGCAAGAAAGG GGTCCTAGTGAACATGGATGACAACATCATCCAACATTATTCCAACGAGGACACCTTTACCCTGGCCATCGAGAGCTCAGCAGACTCCTTGCGGGTGACTCTGTCTGAGATCTGA